GGCCGCCCAGTACTCCTCGGGCCGGAAGTCGAGGCGGGTGCTGGAGAACCAGTGCCCGACTATCTCGACCCCCGGCTGGGCTATCACGGTGATCGCCTGCTGGACGGCCTTGCGGTCGGTGACCGGCTTGCTGAAGTTGATCGAGACCGGCATGCCGACGCCGACCACGGAACCGTCCTCGGGGGTGAAGTACCCGACGAAGGTGTTGGCGGGGGTGGTCGTGGTGAAGCCGGTGTTGGCGTCGGCCTCCAGCTTGTCGCCGTCGGTGGCGGCGACCGCGACGGTGTACTCGGTGGCGCTGGTCAGCGTGCCGGTGGAGGTCCACGTGGTCGAGTCGGCGGACATCCGCCCGGTGACGGGCCGGCCGGTCGAGTCCGCGAGCGCGACCGAGGTGAGGGTGCCGGAGGTGACGGTGACCTTGACCGGTTCGGTGAAGCTCGCGTCGGCGGCCCCGTCGGCGGGCACCACCGTGATCTTCGCGACGGAGGTCTTCGGCGAGCTGCTGGCGCTGCCGGTGGCGCTCGCACCCCCGGTGGTCCCGCCCGCCGCCCCGCTGCTGCCGGCCGCGCCGGTACCGCCGCCGGTGCTCTTGGTGTCGTTGCAGGCCGCGACGAGCAGCACGGGGGCCCCGAGGAGTCCGGCGAGCACGCCGCGCCGGGTCCAGTTGCCGTCGGTGGGCCGGTTTCGTCGGTCACGTGCGGTCACGTCGTCGTCTCCCTGCTGCTCACCTTCGGGGCATTACGGAGAGAAAGAGTGGATCTGTCCTTCCGCAGTTGCACCACCAACGGGATGAGATCGTATGAGAACACTTATCTTCGCGCCAAACATGGACAAACCGCCCGGCCGGTGCAGGCACCGGCCGGGCGGTCGTCACAGCAGCTCAGCGGCTCGCGCGCTCAGCCAAGGGTGTCCGGAGTCACTCGGCGGACTCGGCGGACTCGTCCACCGTGTACTCGTCCCAGCCCTCCCCCTCCGGGTCGAACTCGGTCTGCGCGGACTCCCAGGTGGCCGAGGCGAGCTCGACCCCGGGAACGCCACCGAGCAGGGCGACCGGGTCGATGAAGTGCGCGAGCGAACCGGAGGGGTCCACCTGGATGGCATCGACGGACTGCGCCCGCTCCTCGTCGTCGAGGTACTCGTCGTTCTCCACCTGGGCGAGGGCGGCGGCCTTCAGGGCCTGCTCATCGGTGATCTCCGCGATGAGCTCGATGCTGAGCCGGACGTAGCGCGGGGCGTCCTGGCCGGTCAGTTCAGTGCTGGTCATGCGTGCGAGCGTACGGGACGGCCGGGCCGCGTGAACACGGGTGGCCCGGGCGCCCCCGGAACACGGGAAGGCCGGCCCCTCCGAAGAGGGACCGGCCTTCTCGCCTCCGCCGGGGCTCCCCCACCCGGGAGCCGCGGAGACGCGCCTTTCGGCGCGGTGGGGTGCCGTGGGAGCCGCCGCACCCTGTGACCGGCAGTACCGGACAGGGGCGGGACGACGGCGTCTCCCACGGTCAGACACGGCGGGCCGGGTCAGGGCCGACCGACGTGTCCCAGATGAGACGGTTGCCGGGGAGCCGCTCCCGACTGTTGCCTCATCTCGCTCGGCGTCTTGCCGTGACTCATACATTGCACGCCCGTTGTTAAGCGGATGCTGCGTGCAGGTGTCGCCGGTGTACCACTTCGTCGGGTGGACGAAGTTTCAGCTTCCGTCCGGTACCGGCCGTCTGATCCCGGTTCGGACGGATCGGCGGCGGATCGGCGGCGGATCGGCGGCGGATCGGCGGCGGAGCGGGCCGCGGATCGGGTGGCGCGCACCGGCCCCGTCCCGGGCCGGAGGCGACGGCGGCTCAGCGCCCGGTGGACCCGGTGCACCCGGTCAGTGCCGGATGCGGCCCGCTCAGTGCCCGGTGCGGCTGGTCAGGAACCCCAGCAGGTCCTGGCGGGTGACGATGCCCTGCGGCTTGCCCTCCACCAGGACGACGGCCGCGTCGGCCTTCTCCAGCACGGTCATCAGGCTGGTCACGCTCTCGCCGGAGCCGACCACCGGCAGCGGCTTGGACATGACCCTCTCCAGCGGGTCGCCGAGCTCGATCAGCTTCGCGAACAGGCCCTCCAGCAGGAGCTTCTCGGCGACCGAGCCGATCACCTCGCCGGCCATGATGTCGGGGTGGCCCGCGCCCGGCGAGACGACCGGCATCTGCGAGACGCCGTACTCCTGCAGCACCCGGACGGCCTCGGCGACCGTCTCACCCGGGTGCATGTGGACGAACTGCGGGATGCCCTCGTGCTCGATGGCGTCCTTGCGGGCCAGCACCTCGCCGATGGAGGCCTCGTCGGTGGCGGACGGCAGGAAGCCGTAGTCGGCCATCCAGTCGTCGTTGAAGATCTTGGACAGGTAGCCGCGGCCGCCGTCCGGGAGCAGCACCACGACCACGTCGTCCGGGCCCAGTCGCTTGGCGACCTCCAGGGCGGCCACCACGGCCATCCCGCAGGAGCCGCCGACCAGCAGGCCCTCCTCCTTGGCCAGGCGGCGGGTCATCCGGAAGGAGTCCTTGTCCGAGACCGCGACGATCTCGTCGGCCACGCTGCGGTCGTACGCGGTCGGCCAGAAGTCCTCACCGACGCCCTCGACCAGGTACGGCCGGCCGGTGCCGCCCGAGTAGACCGAGCCCTCGGGGTCGGCGCCGATCACCTTGACCCGGCCGCCGGACGCCTCCTTCAGGTAGTTGCCGGTGCCGGAGATGGTGCCGCCGGTGCCGACGCCCGCCACGAAGTGGGTGATCCGCCCCTCGGTCTGCTCCCAGAGCTCCGGGCCGGTCGAGTGGTAGTGCGAGGCCGGGTTGTCGGGGTTGGAGTACTGGTCCGGCTTCCAGGCGTTCGGGGTCTCGCGCACCAGGCGGTCCGAGACGTTGTAGTAGGAGTCCGGGTGCTCCGGCGCGACGGCGGTCGGACAGACCACGACCTCGGCGCCGTACGCGCGCAGCGTGTTGATCTTGTCGGTGGAGACCTTGTCCGGACAGACGAAGATGCAGTGGTAGCCCTTCTGCTGGGCCACGATCGCCAGCCCGACACCGGTGTTGCCGGAGGTGGGCTCGACGATCGTCCCGCCGGGCTTCAGCGCGCCGGAGGCCTCGGCGGCCTCGATCATGCGCATCGCGATCCGGTCCTTCACGGAGCCGCCCGGGTTGAAGTACTCGACCTTGGCCAGCACGGTGGCGCTGATGCCTTCGGTGACCTTGTTCAGCTTGACCAGCGGCGTGTCGCCGACCAGATCGATGATCGAGTTGTGGTACCGCACGGGGGTCCTCCCGGGTTGTGGCACTGAGGGTTTTCGGTACTTCAAAGACTATGGCCACGGATGGCCCACGCCCGCCGATAGCGCGCGGTCCAGGCGGGTACCAGGAGTACGCAGACACTGGATCGGCCCCATCCGGGGCGTGGTGAGGACGCGAAGGGGGTGCCGATGGCAGGCGCGACGCAGTCGCGGGCCCGGGTGGCCCGGCGGATCGCAACGGCGGCGGCGTACGGCGGCGGCGGGCTGGGCCTGCTCGGCGTGGGTCTGGCCGGGCTGCTGCTGACCGAGAGCAAGCTGGCGGTGCGGGCCGTCGGCCTGCTGGACGGCGACCCGCCCAAGGCCGACGGCGTGTACGGCGAGGCCTTCACCGGGCCGGACCCGGGCGCCGGAGCGGACGGGAAGGGGCCGCAGGACGGCGGGCAGCAGGACGGCGGGCAGCAGCTGACGCTGGCCTTCCTCGGCGACTCCACGGCCGCCGGCCTCGGGGTGCTGCGCGGGCGGGACACCCCGGGCGCACTGCTGGCGGCCGGGCTGGCGTCCGTGGCGGAGCAGCGGGTCCGGCTGCTGAACGTGGCGAAGTCCGGGGCGCGCTCCTCCGACCTGGCCCGCCAGGTGGAGCTGGCACTGCCGCACCGGCCGGACCTCGCGGTGATCATGGTGGGCGCGAACGACGTCACCCGGCACAGCCCGGCCGCGCAGTCCGTGCGACAGCTCGGCGAGGCCGTCGAGGCGCTGCAGGCGGCCGGCTGCCAGGTGGTGGTCGGCACCTGCCCGGATCTGGGCACGATCAAGCCGGTCCGGCCGCCGCTGCGCTGGGTCGCCCGGCGGCTCAGCCGCCAGCTGGCGGCGGCGCAGACCATCGCGGTGGTGGAGGCGGGCGGCCGGACGGTCTCGCTCGGCTCGCTGCTCGGGCCGGAGTTCGCCGCCCGGCCGGAGATGTTCGCCTCGGACCGCTACCACCCCTCCGCACAGGGGTACGCGACGGCGGCGATGGCGATGCTGCCCTCGCTCTGCGCGGCCCTGGACCTCTGGCCGGTGGAGGACGAGCTGCTCGGCGCCGGGCAGGACGAGGCGGTGCTGCCGGTGGCGGTGGCCGCCGCGGCGGCGGCCGGGCAGGCCGGCGCGGAGGTCGAGGCGGTCGGTCCGGACGGCGGAGCCCGGCGCTGGGCGCTGATCCGCCACCGGCTGCGGCTCGGCCTGCCGGACCCGGGAGCCGGCCCGGCCGAGCCGCACGGCGAGCCGTCCGCGGAGGCCGGTGCGGCGCCCCGAGCGACGGATGCGGCGTCGGCCAACTCACACGCAGTGCCAGGTGACGCCTGATCTACCAAGCGGTAACTTTCCTCCCGGGCGCCCTCCCGGCCAGGCCGGCGGGCCGGGTGCCAGCCAGTCGAACACCGGCCATTGCACCGAGGAGCCCGTCATGCCCGAAGCCGTCATCGTCAGCGCCGCCCGTTCGCCGATCGGCCGGGCGTTCAAGGGCTCGCTCAAGGATGTCCGCCCGGACGACCTCACCGCCCACATCATCGCCACCGCGCTGGCCAAGGTGCCCCAGCTCGACCCGCGCGACATCGACGACCTGATGCTCGGCTGCGGCCTGCCCGGCGGCGAGCAGGGCCACAACCTGGCGCGGATCGTCGCCGTCCAGATGGGCATGGACTACCTCCCCGGCACCACCGTCACCCGCTACTGCTCCTCCTCGCTGCAGACCACCCGGATGGCACTGCACGCGATCAGGGCGGGCGAGGGCGACGTCTTCATCTCCGCCGGGGTCGAGACCGTCTCGCGCAGCGTCAACGGCACCTCCGACGGCCTGCCGGGCACCCAGAACCCGTTCTTCGACGAGGCGGTCGCCCGGACCGCCGCCCGCGCCGAGCAGGGCGGCGGGCAGTGGCACGACCCGCGCGAGGACGGCCTGGCGCCGGACGCGTACATCGCGATGGGCCAGACCGCCGAGAACCTCGCCGCCCTCAAGGGCGTCAGCCGCGCCGACCAGGACGAGTTCGGCGTGCGCTCGCAGAACCTGGCCGAGGCGGCCGTCAAGTCCGGCTTCTGGGCCCGCGAGATCACCCCGGTGACCACGCCGGACGGCACCGTCGTCTCGGCGGACGACGGCCCCCGGGCCGGCGTGACCCTGGAGGCCGTCTCGGGCCTCAAGCCGGTGTTCCGCCCCGACGGCACCGTTACCGCCGGTAACTGCTGCCCCCTGAACGACGGCGCCGCCGCGCTGGTCGTCATGTCCGACACCAAGGCCCGCGAGCTGGGCATCACCCCGCTCGCCCGGGTCGTCTCCACCGGCGTCAGCGGCCTGTCCCCCGAGATCATGGGCTACGGCCCCGTCGAGGCCTCCCGGCAGGCGCTCAGGCGGGCCGGCCTGACCATCGGCGACATCGACCTGGTCGAGATCAACGAGGCGTTCGCGGCCCAGGTCATCCCGTCCTACCGGGACCTGGGCGTCGACATCGACCGCCTCAACGTCAACGGCGGCGCCATCGCCGTCGGCCACCCCTTCGGGATGACCGGCGCCCGCCTCACCACCACCCTGATCAACTCCCTCCAGTGGCACGACAAGCAGTTCGGCCTGGAGACCATGTGCGTCGGCGGCGGCCAGGGCATGGCGATGGTCATCGAACGCCTCAGCTGAGTCACGGATCGTACCGAATGGTGAGACGGTCACTCATTCGGCATGACACAGAGTAATTGAGGGCCGGATCACATTCACGAGTCGATCCGGCCCTCGATTTGCTCGTTCACACGCCGGAAATCGACAGTGCGAAGTGGATCAACTCCGCTGCGTAGAGCGGCCGTACCTAACAATTTAAGGACAAGTCCGAAAGTCACTGACATATCGGACATCCGCCTCTGCAGTAACTCGCTCCCATGCGGCAGTGTGGAGATGTAACCCCGTTCCGCTCCTCGCTAGGAGTACGTTCCGTGAGCGCCGTCTACATCGTCCTGCTGCTGATCCTCATCACCGTGTCGACCTCCGCACTGCTCCAGCTCCGCGGCCTCTCCCGCCGCCTGGCGGCCCGCCCGGCCACCACCGCCTCCGCCCAGGTCGACGAGAGCGCGATACGCCGCGCCGTCACCGAGGCGCTCGCCGCCGACCGCGAACGGGAGATCACCGAAGCCCGGGCGTTCTGGGCCGAGCAGGAGGCCCGCGCGGCCGAGGACGCGCCACTGTTCGACTCCCCGCTGGGCGGCGACGGCATCGGCGTGGCGGCCGAGTGGCCGCTCTTCTTCCCGCGGCCCACCGGACCGCTGGACGCCGCGGACAACGCCGGCACCATGGACCCCGAGTTCGGCGAGGCGCTGCGCTCGGCCCTGGAGGACCTGATCAACGAGGGCGGCACCGGCGGCACCGCCACGGACGGCCCGACGGGTGGCGGCGCCCCCGTCCGCCCGGGCCACCCGGCCGGACACCCTGCCGGGATGTCGGCCGGCGAGGGCAACGGCGACGCCAAGGCCCGCCGCGAGGCCGACCTGCTCGCCACCGGCCTGGAGGCCGGGCTGCTGGACACCGAGCCGGCCGTCGAGGCCGAGCCGTTGGCCGCCCCGGATCCGCGCCGGCACCCCTCGCACCCGGACTTCGTCCCCAGCCAGGCCCCGTCCCGCGAGTGGACCGACACCCGGCTGACCGCGCTCGCCGAGGAGTGCGTCGCCCTCACCGACGTCCGTCCCGGCCCGCTCGGCACGCTCGACGTCTACGCCTTCGCCGACGGCACCACGCTCTGCGTCGCCCCCGGGGACCGCGAGGCCGCCTACCGGCTGATCGACGCCGTACGGGCCGGCGAGGACGTCCGGCTGCTGGGCGGATCCCGCTTCTCGGGCTCCTACTCGCTGACCTTCTCGACGGACGAGGAAGCGGTGTACGTCCTCGCCGACCGGGTGGTCGCCAGCATCTGACGCGGCACCAGGAGGCCGGCCGGGTCACGGGGTTATGACGCGGTCGGCCTCGCGGCATGCCGGGCCGGTCGCGTGCGGCCCCGCGGGCGGCGTCCTCGCAATCGGCCCGGCCCGCGGTCGACCGGGCCCGTACGGCCCGGGCGCCGGCCGGCTCCGAGGGGTCAGCCGCAGAGCTCCGCGGTGGCGGACACGGCCGCCCTCGCCCGGGCCAGCACCTCGTCGGCGGCGGCCGTCGCGCCGGCCGGCAGGCCGTCGAGGGCGGCGACGAGGGTGACCGGCGCCGCGTCCTCACGGGTGGCGAGTGCGGCGGCCAGCTCGTGGCCGGCGACCGCCAGCTGGTCGCCGGCCGCGAAGGCCCCGGCGTCGGGGAACTCGCGCGGCCCCGCGCCCTCCAGTGCCAGAGCGGCGGCCGCCAGCCCGCGGGCCAGCGCGAGGGCCGCCGCGGCGCGGGACGGGTGGCCGGGCACGGCCGCGAGCAGCCGGCTCTGCGGCATCGAGCGGAAGCGGTCCGCAAGGCGGTCGACGGCGTCCACGAGGAGTGTCGGTTCGGGCATACCGGGAGCCTAACCGGGCCGCGGCACCACCCGGACGACCCGGACGACCCGGGCCGGACCGGAGCGACCAGGCCCGACCCGGCCCCCGGAGCACGGGGCTCCGGGGGCCGGGAGCGGCCGGCGGGCAGCCGTTCGCTCCCGGGTGCGGCTAGTCGTCGCCGCGCAGGATCGCGATCAGGCGCAGCATCTCGATGTAGATCCACACCAGCGACAGGGTGAGCCCGAAGGCGGCCCGCCAGGCCTCCTTCTGCGGCGCGCCCTGCTGGATGGCCCGCTCGATCTCGGCGAAGTCCAGCGAGAGGAAGAAGGCCCCGAGGGCGATGCCGACCAGGCCGACCAGGATGCCCAGCGGACCTGAGTTCAGGCCCATGTCGGCGCCGAACATCGAGGCGATCAGGTTGACGAGCAGCAGGCCGACGAAGCCCATCGCGATGGCCAGGCCGATCCGCGTGTAGCGGGGGGTGACCCGGATCCGGCCGCTCTTGTAGGCGATCAGCATCGCGGCGAAGACCGCCGTGGTGCCCAGCACCGCCTGGATGGCGATGCCCGGCCAGATGGTGTTGAAGACCCTGGTGAGGGCGCCGAGGAAGAAGCCCTCCAGGCCCGCGTAGAGCAGGATCAGCGGCGGGTTGACGCTCCGCTTGAACGAGATCACCATGCCGACGACGAAGGCGGCGAAGGCCGCCCCCACGGCGACGCCGTAGTTGGCGTCCGGCAGCGCGAACCAGGCCACGGCGCCGGCGGCGACCAGGGTCAGCAGGGTCATGGCCGTACGGGCGACCACGTCGTCCAGGGTCATCCGCCCGGTGGCCAGCGGGCCGGCCGAGGGGGCCTGGTACATCTCGGCGAGCTGCTCGGCGGTCAGCGGCGCGCCGTCGCGCCCCCGCTGCCCGGACGGGCCCCCGGCGTACGGGTTGTCGGCGTAGGGATTGTTGCCGTAGGGGTTGCCGCCCTGCGGGCCGCCGGCCTGCGTCGGCTGCCGGGTGGTACCGAACCCCGCGTATCCGGAGTCACGGGTGAAGGACCCCTCCCGCGAGAAGACCGGATTGCTGCTTCTTCTCATGCTCATTCCCTCCGGGGCGGCACGGCGCCACCCACACTGCAAGGGTAATGGCTTGGCAAAGCCCCTCGGGTACGCCGCGAGGAGGACTTCCGGCGGGCCACGGTGCGGGGGCGCCCCGACCGGGCGCCCCGCGATCCGAGTGTGGTGCCCGGAGCCGGACTCGAACCGGCACGGCCTCGCGGCCAAGCAGTTTTAAGCTGCCCGTGTCTGCGTTCCACCATCCGGGCGTACGGCGACAACACCCGGCCACCGGCCGGAGAGTGCTCCGCATTGCACGGACCACGCCCAGAGCCTAGTCGCCCGGCTCCCTCTTTCGCATGTTCCCAGCCTGGGAAGTTGTCATGTTTCCTTGCCATCTGACGAACAGTCCGCGATCCGGCCACGGCAGGCGCCTGATCCGGCCAGCGGTACCCCCGCGGCGGCGCCGTCAGGGTCGGTGTCATACCGCAGGATGAGGCCGCTCACCGGCGCGTACGCCCAGCGGCGGTGGCTCCAACCGTTCCCCGGAGCGATGAAAACCATGATCACGTGGCTGAGGATGGAGGTACACCAGGGGCCCTGGCCGCAGGCGTCCGGCACCCCCTGACCACCTGACGGCCCCGGGGGCCCTTCACCCCCTCCCCCCGGCCCCATCGCCTCGATCCAAGGAGCTCCCCGTGACCACGACGACCGCAACCGCCGTCCGCACCGGCCAGGCGGCCGCCCGCGCCACCGGCCTCAACAAGGTCTACGGGGAGGGCGAGACCAGGGTGGTGGCGCTCGACAACGTCAGCGTGGTGTTCCCGCAGGGCGAGTACACCGCGATCATGGGGCCCTCGGGCTCCGGCAAGTCGACCCTGATGCACTGCATGGCGGGGCTGGACACCGTCTCCTCCGGCTCCTCCATGATCGGCGACACCGAGCTGGTGGGGCTGAAGGACAAGCAGCTGACCCAGCTGCGCCGCGACCACATCGGCTTCGTCTTCCAGGCCTTCAACCTGCTCCCCACGCTGACCGCGCTGGAGAACATCACCCTTCCCATGGACATCGCCGGCCGCAAGGTCGACCAGCAGTGGCTGGAGCGCGTGGTGGAGACGGTCGGCCTCTCCGGCCGTCTCTCGCACCGCCCCTCGCAGCTCTCCGGCGGGCAGCAGCAGCGCGTCGCCTGCGCCCGTGCCCTGGCGAGCCGGCCCGACATCGTCTTCGCCGACGAGCCGACCGGCAACCTCGACTCCCGCTCCGGCGCGGAGATCCTCTCCTTCCTGCGCAACTCGGTCCGCGAGCTGGGCCAGACCGTGGTGATGGTCACTCACGACCCGGTGGCCGCCGCCTACGCCGACCGCGTGGTCTTCCTCGCCGACGGCCGGATCGTCGACGAGCTGACCTCCCCGACCGCCGACAGCGTGCTGGACCGGATGCGCCGGTTCGACGCCAAGGGCCGTACGAGCTGACGGCCCGGCGGCCCGCCGCCGCCCCCGGCCCGTTCCGACTCCTTCACCCTGGACGCATCCATGTATCGCACCGCACTGCGCAACGTGCTGGCCCACAAGGGCCGCCTCCTGATGACGGCACTGGCCGTCATGCTCGGCACCGCCTTCGTGGCCGGCACCATGGTCTTCTCCGACACGTTCGGCAAGGCCATGTCCAACAGCTACGCCAAGAGCTTCTCCGACGTCTCCGTCCAGGTCAGCGACTCGGCCGCGGGCGCCGGCGCCGGCGCCCGGGAGAAGAGCGAGCGCGGCTCGGGCACGCTCACCGACGCCACCGTCCAGCAGATCGCCGCCCTGCCCGGGGTGGCCGGCGCCCGCGGCGTGGTCGGTGGCTTCACCGGTGTCGCCGACAGGAACGGCGAGCTGATCGGCAAGGCATGGAGCGCCAGGGGGGCCAACTTCGCACCCGCCGCCGACGGCGCGGACTCGCGCTACCCGATGGCCGAGGGCCGGGGTCCGAGGGCCGCCAAGGAGATCGCGCTGGACCGGGCGACCGCGGACAAGGGCGGCTTCAAGGTCGGGGACACCGTCCGGGTCGCCTCCAACGGCCCGGTCATGGAGTCCATCCTGACCGGAGTCTTCACCACCGACGACCCCGAGGTCGTCTCCGGCGGCACGCTCACCCTCTTCGACCGGGCCACCGCCCAGCAGCTGCTGCTGGCCCCCGGCCAGTACAGCGACATCGCCGTGACGGCCCGTCCCGGCACCGGCGAGAGCACCCTGCGGGACGAGATCACACCGAAGATCCCGGCTGAGGACCGCTTCCGGATCAAGACCGGCCAGGAGCTGAAGGACGACCAGGCGAAGATGATCGCCAGCGGCACCGACAGCATGAAGACCATGCTGCTCGCCTTCGCCGGCATCTCCCTCTTCGTCGGCATCTTCATCATCGCCAACACCTTCACCATGCTGATCGCCCAGCGCACCAAGGAGCTCGCGCTGCTGCGCGCCGTCGGCGCCAGTCGCCGTCAGGTGACCCGCTCGGTCCTGGTCGAGGCCCTGCTGATCGGCGCGGTCTCCTCGGTGGCGGGCCTGCTCGCGGGCATCGGCATCGGCGCCGGCCTGCAGGCGCTGATGGGCGCGCTCGGCGCGGGGATGCCCTCCGGCCCGCTGGTGGTCGCACCGCTGACGATCGCGGTGGCGCTGCTGGTCGGCGTCCTGGTCACGGTGCTCTCCGCACTGCTGCCGGCCATGCGCGCCTCGCGGATCGCCCCGGTGGCCGCGATGAGCAGCGGCGACCAGCCCAGTACCCAGAAGAGCCTGCTGATCCGCAACGCGATCGGCTCGGTCCTCGCGGCCGGCGGCCTGGCCCTGGTGGCCTTCGGGGCCTCGACCGGCGACAGCTCCGGGCGGGCACCGGTGGGCCTCGGCGCCGCGCTGGCCCTGATCGGTGTGTTCGTCCTGCTCCCGCTGCTGTCCCGTCCGGTGATCGCCCTGGTCGGTCCGGTCCTCGGCAAGCTGTTCGGGACGCCCGGCAAGCTGGCCCGGCAGAACGCCGTGCGCAACCCGCGCCGCACCGCCGCCACCGCCGCGGCCCTCACCATCGGCCTCACCCTGGTCAGCGCGCTGACGGTGCTCGGCGCCTCGGTGGGCGGAGCGATCGACAAGGCCGTCACCAGCGCGATGAAGGCCGACTACATCGTCTCCGCGGCCAACGGCATGGGCCTGTCACCGGAGGTGCCCGCGCAGATCGACAAGACCGCCGGCGTGGCCGCCTCCTCCGCCCTGACCTCCGTCTACTGGGACTTCGACGGCCGGACCAGGGCCGTCACCGGCATCGACGCGGCCGCCGCCGAGAAGGTGCTCTCGCTCTCCTTCACGAGCGGGTCGGCCGCCGGGCTCGCCAAGGGCGAGGTACTGGTCAACACCGACGTCGCGGCGAGCACCGGCCTCAAGCCCGGCAGCACGATCCCGGTGACCTTCCCGGACGACAGCAGGGGCAGCTACACGGTCGGCGGCGTCTTCGAGAAGAACGAGATGCTCAGCCCGGTGATCCTGGCCAACAGCGAGATCACCCGGCACGAGTCCGACGCCTACATCACCGACGTCCTGGTGAAGGGCGCGGACGGGGCGAGCGGCTCGTTGAAGCAGTCCCTCAAGGACGCCACCGGCGCCAACCCGGTGATCGAGGTGAAGACCAAGCAGGACGTCCGCGACGGCTTCAGCCAGATCATCACCTTCGCGCTGAACATGATGTACGGCCTGCTGGGGATGTCCGTGGTCGTCGCGATCCTCGGCGTCGTCAACACGCTGGCGATGTCGGTCTTCGAGCGCAAGCGCGAGATCGGGATGCTGCGGGCGATCGGCCTGGACCGCAGCGGCATCAAGCGGATGGTCCGTCTGGAGTCCGTGGTGATCTCGCTGTTCGGCGCCGTCGTCGGCGTCCTGCTCGGCTGCTTCATGGCCTGGGCGGTCAACGGCACCCTGAAGTCCAGCATCGCCGGGCTGACCACCGTGATGCCCTACGACAGGATCGTGCTCTTCCTGGTGCTCGCCGGGCTGGTCGGCCTGGTGGCCGCGATCTGGCCGGCCCGCCGGGCGTCCAGGCTGGACATCCTGGAGAGCATCAAGACCGACTGACCGGCCGAAGGCGCGGCGGGGCCCGGCGACCCACACGGTCGCCGGGCCCCGCCGCGCTTCACCCGCCGCGCACCACCCGCACGGGCGGGCCGGGCGGGCCGGGTGCGCGCCCCGGAGGGACGGCCCCGGATGCGGAAAGGACCCCGCCGTGGCCCCCGAGGGAGGGGGCGGCGGGGTCCTTCCCGTCTTCGTTCTGTCCTGCGACTGCTGTACTCCGCCCGGTCGCACGGCCGGCTGAGCACCACGGAGGTCGTGGTCCG
The sequence above is drawn from the Kitasatospora sp. NBC_00315 genome and encodes:
- a CDS encoding Ig-like domain-containing protein encodes the protein MTARDRRNRPTDGNWTRRGVLAGLLGAPVLLVAACNDTKSTGGGTGAAGSSGAAGGTTGGASATGSASSSPKTSVAKITVVPADGAADASFTEPVKVTVTSGTLTSVALADSTGRPVTGRMSADSTTWTSTGTLTSATEYTVAVAATDGDKLEADANTGFTTTTPANTFVGYFTPEDGSVVGVGMPVSINFSKPVTDRKAVQQAITVIAQPGVEIVGHWFSSTRLDFRPEEYWAAGTKVTLKLRLKDVEGAKGYYGTQSKDVRFTIGRSQTSVADLAAKKLTVTTDGQVSAVYPISGGSPEHTTWGGRMVISEQFQQTKMDSTTVGLGDEYNIPDVPHAQRLTTSGTFVHGNYWSNPAVFGGQNTSHGCVGMQDAKGGQDPSTNGYKFYASSIIGDVVEVVNSGDKTVDPANGLNGWNLGWAAWQAGSAV
- a CDS encoding cystathionine beta-synthase; the protein is MRYHNSIIDLVGDTPLVKLNKVTEGISATVLAKVEYFNPGGSVKDRIAMRMIEAAEASGALKPGGTIVEPTSGNTGVGLAIVAQQKGYHCIFVCPDKVSTDKINTLRAYGAEVVVCPTAVAPEHPDSYYNVSDRLVRETPNAWKPDQYSNPDNPASHYHSTGPELWEQTEGRITHFVAGVGTGGTISGTGNYLKEASGGRVKVIGADPEGSVYSGGTGRPYLVEGVGEDFWPTAYDRSVADEIVAVSDKDSFRMTRRLAKEEGLLVGGSCGMAVVAALEVAKRLGPDDVVVVLLPDGGRGYLSKIFNDDWMADYGFLPSATDEASIGEVLARKDAIEHEGIPQFVHMHPGETVAEAVRVLQEYGVSQMPVVSPGAGHPDIMAGEVIGSVAEKLLLEGLFAKLIELGDPLERVMSKPLPVVGSGESVTSLMTVLEKADAAVVLVEGKPQGIVTRQDLLGFLTSRTGH
- a CDS encoding SGNH/GDSL hydrolase family protein, which produces MAGATQSRARVARRIATAAAYGGGGLGLLGVGLAGLLLTESKLAVRAVGLLDGDPPKADGVYGEAFTGPDPGAGADGKGPQDGGQQDGGQQLTLAFLGDSTAAGLGVLRGRDTPGALLAAGLASVAEQRVRLLNVAKSGARSSDLARQVELALPHRPDLAVIMVGANDVTRHSPAAQSVRQLGEAVEALQAAGCQVVVGTCPDLGTIKPVRPPLRWVARRLSRQLAAAQTIAVVEAGGRTVSLGSLLGPEFAARPEMFASDRYHPSAQGYATAAMAMLPSLCAALDLWPVEDELLGAGQDEAVLPVAVAAAAAAGQAGAEVEAVGPDGGARRWALIRHRLRLGLPDPGAGPAEPHGEPSAEAGAAPRATDAASANSHAVPGDA
- a CDS encoding acetyl-CoA C-acetyltransferase; translated protein: MPEAVIVSAARSPIGRAFKGSLKDVRPDDLTAHIIATALAKVPQLDPRDIDDLMLGCGLPGGEQGHNLARIVAVQMGMDYLPGTTVTRYCSSSLQTTRMALHAIRAGEGDVFISAGVETVSRSVNGTSDGLPGTQNPFFDEAVARTAARAEQGGGQWHDPREDGLAPDAYIAMGQTAENLAALKGVSRADQDEFGVRSQNLAEAAVKSGFWAREITPVTTPDGTVVSADDGPRAGVTLEAVSGLKPVFRPDGTVTAGNCCPLNDGAAALVVMSDTKARELGITPLARVVSTGVSGLSPEIMGYGPVEASRQALRRAGLTIGDIDLVEINEAFAAQVIPSYRDLGVDIDRLNVNGGAIAVGHPFGMTGARLTTTLINSLQWHDKQFGLETMCVGGGQGMAMVIERLS
- a CDS encoding Bax inhibitor-1/YccA family protein gives rise to the protein MRRSSNPVFSREGSFTRDSGYAGFGTTRQPTQAGGPQGGNPYGNNPYADNPYAGGPSGQRGRDGAPLTAEQLAEMYQAPSAGPLATGRMTLDDVVARTAMTLLTLVAAGAVAWFALPDANYGVAVGAAFAAFVVGMVISFKRSVNPPLILLYAGLEGFFLGALTRVFNTIWPGIAIQAVLGTTAVFAAMLIAYKSGRIRVTPRYTRIGLAIAMGFVGLLLVNLIASMFGADMGLNSGPLGILVGLVGIALGAFFLSLDFAEIERAIQQGAPQKEAWRAAFGLTLSLVWIYIEMLRLIAILRGDD
- a CDS encoding ABC transporter ATP-binding protein, with translation MTTTTATAVRTGQAAARATGLNKVYGEGETRVVALDNVSVVFPQGEYTAIMGPSGSGKSTLMHCMAGLDTVSSGSSMIGDTELVGLKDKQLTQLRRDHIGFVFQAFNLLPTLTALENITLPMDIAGRKVDQQWLERVVETVGLSGRLSHRPSQLSGGQQQRVACARALASRPDIVFADEPTGNLDSRSGAEILSFLRNSVRELGQTVVMVTHDPVAAAYADRVVFLADGRIVDELTSPTADSVLDRMRRFDAKGRTS